A window of the Desulfobacula toluolica Tol2 genome harbors these coding sequences:
- a CDS encoding YqaA family protein: MEILSEYGYWGLFLASFLAATILPMSSEVVLGYLLTHDLSPYITVFAATSGNVLGSVVNYGLGILGSRISFYKIFGLSDLAMGQAEKRFKKYGVFSLLFAWVPVIGDPLTVAAGVLKINFVVFLFLVSVGKFLRYLFVSWAVLSI; the protein is encoded by the coding sequence GTGGAAATTTTGAGTGAATACGGCTATTGGGGACTGTTTCTTGCTTCGTTTCTTGCCGCAACCATTCTCCCCATGAGTTCCGAAGTGGTTCTGGGCTATTTGTTAACTCATGATCTGAGTCCTTATATAACGGTTTTTGCAGCGACTTCGGGCAATGTGCTGGGATCTGTCGTAAATTATGGTTTGGGAATTTTGGGCAGCCGGATATCTTTTTATAAAATTTTTGGCTTATCAGACCTGGCAATGGGGCAGGCTGAAAAACGGTTTAAAAAATACGGGGTTTTCAGTCTTTTGTTTGCATGGGTTCCTGTTATTGGAGATCCCTTAACCGTGGCAGCAGGCGTGCTGAAAATAAATTTTGTTGTATTCCTTTTTCTTGTGAGCGTCGGTAAATTTTTGCGGTATTTGTTTGTATCCTGGGCGGTTTTATCGATTTAA
- a CDS encoding NAD(P)-dependent oxidoreductase produces MSVEPGQTSVGFIGLGVMGQSMAGHILNAGYELHVHTRTRQKAEIILSKGAVWEDTVGRLSRKCDVIITMVGFPADVEDVYLGPDGILNHAGKGTVVIDMTTSSPDLAVRIYEQAKLFSIECLDAPVSGGDLGALNATLSIMAGGDKKIFDKMIPLFEVMGKNIVFQGKAGSGQHTKMANQIAIAAGMVAVCESLAYAKKAGLDPQTVFKSIGQGAAGSWSLNNLGPRMIAGDLEPGFYIKHFIKDMKIAIASSSRSGLRTPGLDLAMSLYEKTVKMGYENKGTQALFKLFE; encoded by the coding sequence ATGAGTGTCGAACCGGGACAAACCAGTGTCGGATTTATCGGATTGGGTGTCATGGGGCAAAGCATGGCAGGCCATATTTTAAATGCCGGATATGAGCTGCATGTCCATACCCGTACACGGCAGAAGGCTGAAATAATCCTTTCAAAAGGTGCTGTCTGGGAAGATACAGTGGGGCGCTTGAGCAGAAAATGTGATGTGATTATTACCATGGTAGGATTTCCCGCTGATGTTGAAGATGTGTACCTGGGGCCGGACGGTATTTTAAACCATGCAGGAAAAGGTACTGTTGTGATTGATATGACCACATCCAGCCCGGATCTTGCAGTCAGGATTTATGAACAGGCAAAGTTGTTCAGTATTGAATGTCTTGATGCACCGGTGTCCGGCGGTGACCTGGGGGCTTTGAACGCTACACTTTCCATTATGGCGGGTGGGGATAAAAAGATTTTTGATAAAATGATCCCTTTGTTTGAAGTGATGGGTAAAAATATTGTATTTCAAGGCAAAGCAGGATCAGGCCAGCATACAAAGATGGCGAACCAGATTGCCATTGCCGCCGGAATGGTCGCGGTTTGTGAGTCCCTTGCCTATGCAAAAAAAGCAGGCCTTGACCCTCAAACCGTATTCAAGAGTATAGGGCAGGGAGCTGCAGGGTCATGGTCTTTGAACAATCTGGGTCCCCGTATGATTGCCGGTGACCTTGAACCTGGGTTTTATATCAAACATTTTATAAAGGACATGAAGATTGCCATAGCATCTTCAAGTCGTTCGGGTCTCAGAACTCCTGGGCTTGATCTTGCCATGTCCCTGTATGAAAAAACAGTCAAAATGGGATATGAAAACAAGGGAACCCAGGCACTTTTTAAGTTGTTTGAATAG
- a CDS encoding TAXI family TRAP transporter solute-binding subunit, whose product MKNKGLLIIIGAVVIVLIFAGLYISGIFKKAPTVVEKKETSRIVFGGGPAGGTFQVVANAIQVYKPMKAVAEFKVQAQSSAGSVENLRKTDSGAQQMSVVYSGHVYLGRNGMMKNDTKKYENVLAVAWLYGAPAQLVTRKGSAIKSVKDLKGKKVGVGNAGSGAFANCELFFSHMGVWDEIERNAMGYNDAAQAFGNNQLDAFWLFTAFPSGAVIMAAQTNDIELINLDEDAKASGFYKKYPYFAKLSIPANTYKGVEYDSPSFQDSALWVANPKVSADHVYKMLSLIFTDEGLAHMRSQKKTFKYMAVETGADGIVTPFHPGAEKFWKEKGVLK is encoded by the coding sequence ATGAAAAATAAGGGGTTATTAATAATCATTGGAGCAGTTGTAATTGTCCTGATTTTTGCAGGACTCTATATTTCGGGTATATTCAAAAAGGCACCAACGGTTGTTGAAAAAAAAGAAACAAGTAGAATCGTTTTTGGTGGCGGCCCTGCCGGTGGGACATTCCAGGTGGTGGCCAATGCCATCCAGGTGTATAAACCCATGAAAGCTGTTGCAGAATTTAAAGTACAGGCACAATCTTCAGCCGGTTCAGTGGAAAATTTAAGAAAAACAGATTCCGGGGCTCAACAGATGAGCGTTGTGTACTCAGGTCATGTCTACCTGGGTCGAAACGGCATGATGAAAAATGATACAAAAAAATATGAAAATGTCCTTGCTGTTGCATGGCTCTATGGCGCTCCGGCTCAGCTGGTTACACGAAAAGGTTCAGCAATTAAAAGCGTAAAAGATCTGAAAGGCAAAAAAGTCGGGGTCGGCAATGCCGGTTCAGGTGCGTTTGCAAACTGTGAACTGTTTTTTTCCCACATGGGAGTCTGGGATGAAATCGAAAGAAATGCAATGGGGTATAATGATGCGGCTCAGGCATTTGGCAACAACCAGCTGGATGCTTTCTGGCTGTTCACGGCTTTTCCCAGCGGTGCCGTTATCATGGCGGCCCAGACAAATGACATTGAACTTATAAATCTTGATGAAGACGCTAAAGCAAGCGGATTTTATAAAAAATATCCTTACTTTGCAAAACTTTCCATCCCTGCAAATACATACAAGGGTGTAGAGTATGACTCTCCCTCGTTCCAGGATTCCGCTCTCTGGGTGGCAAATCCAAAAGTGTCTGCCGATCATGTTTATAAAATGCTTTCCCTGATCTTTACGGATGAGGGGCTGGCCCACATGAGATCACAGAAAAAGACCTTCAAATATATGGCAGTTGAAACCGGTGCCGATGGTATCGTAACACCTTTCCATCCGGGTGCTGAAAAATTCTGGAAAGAAAAAGGGGTTTTAAAATAA
- a CDS encoding TRAP transporter permease, translating into MYEKLNKFEQIVFDACSVILVVFYSYAAVIQPMATQYHRGVYVIITYVLVFLLYKAKSRIMRFVDYILIILSVLSIGYWIFMFEVINYRTGAETTTDMFFAIIGVLIGVELARRVVGGVFVFLGVIMLTYGVYGYLAPDLVSHAGAPFTELCVSIFYKSDGVFGIMANVLATYVILFVLFGAFLEKCGAQKFFIEWPLAAVGHKIGGPAKVSVIASGLFGSISGSAIANTVSTGMFTIPMMKKAGFKPHIAGGIEPAASIGGMFMPPIMGAGGFIMAELTGVPYSTIMLVAIFPALMYFFSVFCMVHYEAKKYNIVGEKSEFSATQIFKKQWFYIIPLVVITIFMLYGFSPGYSAILGLVSCIAISYARKETRIGPKRFVEAAREGTENSLKIGATVGIIGIIIGVLTFSGLVLTFADIMIELAGGSLLLTIMLVALASLVLGMGVPVTAAYLITAVVAVPALTHLGVNEIAAHMIVYWLSQDSNITPPVCIAAFAGATIAKANMWKTAFTSFKFAKFLYLGPILFGYVPGFSLDGSSTDIIKAFVLIFFGTWAYSWFLSGIWIGDIKKLFKKKPA; encoded by the coding sequence ATGTACGAAAAGCTAAACAAATTTGAGCAAATCGTGTTTGATGCATGCTCGGTGATCCTGGTGGTTTTTTACTCTTATGCTGCGGTGATCCAGCCCATGGCAACCCAGTATCACAGGGGGGTTTATGTCATTATAACCTATGTTCTTGTCTTCCTGCTGTATAAAGCCAAATCCAGAATCATGAGGTTTGTGGACTATATCCTCATTATTCTTTCCGTTCTGTCCATTGGATACTGGATTTTTATGTTTGAGGTCATTAATTATAGGACAGGCGCTGAAACAACCACGGATATGTTTTTTGCCATTATCGGCGTGTTAATTGGTGTGGAATTGGCCAGACGGGTGGTAGGCGGTGTGTTTGTCTTTTTGGGTGTCATCATGCTGACGTACGGTGTTTATGGATATCTGGCACCGGATCTGGTTTCCCATGCAGGTGCCCCGTTCACTGAATTGTGTGTCAGCATATTTTACAAAAGCGACGGCGTCTTTGGGATAATGGCCAATGTTCTGGCAACCTATGTGATTTTGTTTGTACTCTTTGGTGCATTCCTGGAAAAATGCGGTGCTCAGAAATTTTTTATTGAATGGCCCCTTGCTGCCGTAGGACATAAAATCGGCGGGCCTGCAAAAGTGTCGGTTATTGCATCAGGACTGTTCGGGTCCATCTCGGGATCAGCCATTGCAAACACGGTTTCCACAGGCATGTTCACCATTCCCATGATGAAAAAAGCAGGATTCAAACCTCATATTGCCGGGGGAATAGAACCGGCCGCTTCCATAGGCGGCATGTTCATGCCCCCGATTATGGGGGCGGGAGGATTCATCATGGCGGAACTGACAGGTGTACCTTATTCCACAATAATGCTGGTGGCCATATTTCCGGCCCTGATGTATTTTTTTTCTGTTTTCTGCATGGTCCATTATGAAGCTAAAAAATATAATATTGTGGGTGAAAAATCAGAATTTTCAGCCACACAGATTTTTAAGAAACAATGGTTTTATATCATCCCATTGGTTGTCATCACCATTTTTATGCTATATGGATTTTCTCCCGGATATTCCGCCATTTTGGGTCTTGTATCCTGTATAGCCATAAGTTATGCCAGAAAAGAAACCAGGATCGGTCCCAAAAGATTTGTTGAAGCGGCAAGAGAAGGAACTGAAAACAGCCTTAAGATTGGTGCAACAGTGGGTATTATCGGTATTATCATCGGCGTGTTGACCTTCTCCGGTCTGGTGCTGACCTTTGCCGATATTATGATAGAACTGGCAGGAGGTTCCTTGTTGCTGACCATAATGCTGGTTGCTCTTGCATCCCTTGTGCTGGGAATGGGCGTGCCGGTAACGGCTGCCTATCTCATCACTGCCGTGGTCGCTGTTCCGGCCCTGACTCACTTGGGTGTAAATGAGATAGCTGCCCATATGATTGTTTACTGGCTGTCACAAGACTCCAATATCACCCCACCGGTCTGCATTGCGGCATTTGCAGGTGCCACAATTGCAAAAGCAAACATGTGGAAAACCGCGTTTACCTCATTTAAGTTTGCAAAATTTTTATACCTGGGGCCTATCCTTTTCGGCTATGTCCCTGGGTTCTCGCTTGACGGCAGTTCAACCGACATTATTAAAGCATTTGTTTTGATTTTCTTCGGCACCTGGGCCTATTCATGGTTTCTCAGCGGTATCTGGATCGGCGACATAAAAAAACTTTTCAAAAAAAAACCAGCATAA
- a CDS encoding MarR family winged helix-turn-helix transcriptional regulator, with amino-acid sequence MEIFNKLIDSSIAYLVGRTSRSIIKRLTKKFSQSGFDVSYEQWSILVHLYRKDGQTQQELSNIAVKDKAAITRLLNVLEKKNIVLRVPDRNDKRSKLVYLTNKAKEFKTELIAIVEELLEEAEQGISSEEINQCKTTLNKIFLNFEQLDQ; translated from the coding sequence ATGGAAATATTCAACAAACTTATTGATTCATCAATTGCATATTTAGTGGGCCGCACATCCCGCTCAATCATAAAAAGACTGACTAAAAAATTTTCTCAAAGCGGTTTTGATGTAAGCTATGAGCAATGGAGCATCCTTGTTCATCTGTACAGGAAAGACGGACAGACCCAGCAGGAGCTTTCCAATATCGCAGTAAAAGACAAGGCCGCTATTACACGTCTTTTGAATGTCCTGGAAAAGAAAAATATTGTGTTAAGGGTTCCTGATAGAAATGACAAACGAAGCAAATTGGTCTATCTTACCAATAAAGCCAAAGAATTTAAAACCGAGTTGATTGCCATTGTCGAAGAATTATTGGAAGAGGCGGAACAGGGCATTTCTTCAGAAGAAATCAACCAGTGCAAAACCACTTTAAATAAAATATTTTTAAATTTTGAACAGCTCGATCAATAA
- a CDS encoding methyl-accepting chemotaxis protein, protein MKTIKVQMLVKYSIVMILIVAAIGIIVSWQLDNSITKQAVAISNGLVNQNNATIASYGRVLDLFINDVKENVRTTTKEISNNSSVRSLVEMVLATPLSFQLAEIGKQKAIDYSVVLDIKGGCIATFPADADQGWLNNYYKESKYGPLIKELINSKDKDAVLKNGLMAKVTADFLKALNLSHKDVSGKGTIGILSADIILDDFGGPVGVCINGKLLNDFSDNPLKKLFKTIDSASAIYFEGIPLVFAGFDPSKQAAPNEASRLALDPDIQKDILSNPDGIYREVLLADKKYLTKCSVLTSFDGEKLGSVLVGVPKENVSSTIQTLIDSGLAAKRKVQTWIIGVALVGISLFILGSLQISKGIVRPILKVVDGLSDSASRLASGAIQISSDSKSLAEGSSGQASAIEETSASIEEMSVMTKQNADNAQKANLLMQEGNQVIKQANQAITNLNTSMNEISTASEKISNVIKTIDEISFQTNLLALNAAVEAARAGEAGAGFAVVADEVRSLSMRAAQAAKSTSQMIEGTVNTIGEGSAMVSQASEVFIHLTESISDVAALLNEISTASNEQASGIEQVNKAVLEMDKVTRRNADSAKESANTSSEISGHAQQMKVMVGELAALV, encoded by the coding sequence ATGAAAACCATTAAGGTTCAAATGCTTGTAAAGTACAGTATTGTAATGATTTTAATTGTTGCTGCCATCGGCATAATTGTATCCTGGCAGTTAGACAACAGTATTACAAAGCAAGCCGTAGCAATAAGCAATGGGCTTGTCAATCAAAATAATGCAACTATCGCCAGCTATGGCAGAGTTCTGGATCTTTTTATTAATGATGTTAAAGAAAATGTTCGAACGACGACCAAAGAAATTTCGAATAATTCTTCTGTTCGGAGTCTTGTCGAAATGGTTCTGGCGACACCGCTGAGTTTTCAACTGGCTGAAATAGGCAAGCAAAAGGCAATTGACTATTCCGTTGTGCTTGATATAAAGGGCGGCTGTATCGCTACTTTTCCAGCAGACGCGGATCAAGGCTGGTTGAATAATTATTATAAGGAGTCAAAATACGGCCCTCTTATAAAGGAGCTTATCAACAGTAAGGATAAGGATGCTGTTTTAAAAAACGGACTCATGGCAAAAGTCACGGCTGATTTTCTTAAAGCGCTTAATTTAAGCCATAAAGATGTTTCAGGAAAAGGAACCATAGGCATCCTGTCGGCAGATATTATTCTGGATGATTTCGGAGGCCCTGTCGGGGTTTGTATTAATGGAAAACTGTTAAATGATTTTTCTGATAATCCATTAAAAAAATTATTTAAAACTATTGATTCTGCAAGTGCGATTTATTTTGAAGGTATTCCCCTGGTGTTTGCAGGGTTTGATCCGTCAAAGCAAGCCGCACCCAATGAAGCGTCCCGACTGGCCTTGGACCCGGATATACAAAAGGATATTCTAAGTAATCCAGATGGAATTTATCGTGAAGTCCTGCTTGCAGACAAAAAATATCTCACCAAATGTTCAGTGCTGACATCCTTTGACGGAGAAAAATTAGGTTCCGTTTTAGTGGGTGTGCCCAAAGAAAATGTGAGCAGCACAATACAGACATTGATTGATTCCGGCCTTGCAGCCAAACGAAAAGTTCAAACCTGGATCATTGGAGTTGCCCTTGTTGGCATCTCATTATTCATTCTTGGCTCCCTTCAAATTTCCAAAGGAATTGTGAGGCCTATACTGAAGGTTGTTGACGGATTGTCCGACAGCGCTTCCCGGCTGGCATCCGGAGCAATTCAAATTTCATCTGACAGCAAATCCCTTGCAGAGGGATCATCCGGCCAGGCTTCCGCTATAGAGGAAACCTCTGCATCCATCGAAGAAATGTCTGTGATGACCAAACAAAACGCCGACAATGCACAAAAGGCCAATCTTCTCATGCAGGAAGGCAACCAGGTGATAAAACAGGCCAATCAGGCCATTACCAACTTAAACACTTCCATGAATGAAATTTCCACGGCCAGTGAGAAAATATCCAATGTTATTAAAACCATTGATGAAATTTCATTTCAAACAAATCTGCTGGCATTAAATGCTGCAGTTGAGGCTGCCAGGGCAGGTGAGGCAGGTGCCGGATTTGCGGTGGTGGCCGATGAAGTTCGCAGCCTGTCCATGCGGGCAGCTCAAGCTGCTAAAAGCACTTCCCAGATGATTGAAGGAACGGTGAATACTATTGGTGAAGGTTCTGCAATGGTCTCTCAGGCAAGTGAAGTGTTCATCCATCTGACTGAAAGCATCTCTGATGTGGCGGCTCTGCTCAATGAAATCAGCACAGCCTCCAATGAACAGGCGTCCGGAATAGAACAGGTGAACAAAGCTGTATTGGAAATGGACAAGGTGACACGGCGGAATGCCGACAGTGCTAAAGAGTCGGCCAATACCTCTTCGGAAATAAGCGGTCACGCACAGCAGATGAAAGTTATGGTAGGTGAGCTGGCAGCTTTAGTATAA
- a CDS encoding response regulator: MIKVLLADDHSIVREGLRKVLEDSNEIEVIAEAADGQAALDEAMNKKPDVAVIDISMPGMDGLEVTTRLNSYCPDVPVLILTMHDEEQYVIRAIEAGAMGYVTKQSAPEQLVAAVKKIHEGRRYLTEKASEALALRVIRGNKSQTLTESLSMRELQVLRKLAMGSTNREIATSYNISVKTVDTYRSRILKKLNLRNNAELSRYAIQNKLVEL, encoded by the coding sequence ATGATTAAAGTGCTGCTTGCCGACGACCACAGTATTGTCAGGGAAGGGTTAAGGAAAGTTCTGGAAGACAGCAATGAGATTGAAGTGATAGCCGAGGCAGCAGACGGTCAGGCCGCTTTGGACGAAGCCATGAATAAAAAGCCCGATGTGGCGGTGATTGATATTTCCATGCCGGGAATGGATGGGCTTGAGGTGACGACCCGATTGAACAGTTACTGCCCGGATGTTCCTGTTCTTATTTTAACAATGCATGATGAAGAGCAATACGTTATAAGAGCCATAGAAGCTGGCGCAATGGGATATGTCACCAAACAGTCCGCTCCTGAACAGCTTGTGGCTGCCGTAAAAAAAATTCATGAAGGCCGGCGGTATCTGACGGAAAAAGCCAGTGAAGCTCTGGCCCTCAGGGTTATCCGTGGAAATAAAAGCCAAACACTCACGGAATCGTTGTCCATGCGCGAGCTTCAAGTATTGCGCAAACTTGCCATGGGCTCGACAAACAGGGAAATTGCAACATCATATAATATCAGCGTAAAAACCGTTGACACCTACCGGTCAAGAATCTTAAAAAAACTTAATTTAAGAAATAATGCCGAGTTATCCAGGTATGCCATTCAAAACAAGCTGGTTGAATTATAA
- a CDS encoding PAS domain S-box protein — MRLRIIILILALFVFLSASTGGFLYYYSFRKAAFQKTETNAYSRLKLLTGQLSSYLSEHIKPVRAISGIRELQTALTDTNLETIYRANKILDHFTHSLDLDVSYLMDKNGITLCSSNRNAHDSFVGHDFSFRPYYKKAVNGIASTYLALGTTSDKRGVYYAHPVYDEKNSDILGVVVIKTSVEFVETKLFSNSEDSLLFVDQNGVIFISNKKELRFKLLWQLNEEDISSIENSRQFGNGPWSWSGFSRDKNSHIKEGYVIDKHNARYLFTSLDVTNYPGWKIISLRNYKEIERQAVQPFVRVTGPVIICVLILTGFLALILYRLGSLEITKRKKAEKELRLSEERYRHIYHKTPVMLHSIDIRGRIIRVSDHWVEVMGYQREDVIGRQLISFFTPESKNYAVNVVFPRFFSTGFCKNIPYTYIKKNGETLDIMLSCYGVKDENGDIVRSLAVSVDVTEKNRTQKDLQIAKEKLSQYSHDLEQQVKKRTAQLEKTRDNLKNLSKNIIDSQEREKAVVAGELHDHLGQVLTALRFDAVWVEKYLTGIDEAAGKRAGKMCSLIDDTITDVRAMAYRLRPRVLDDLGLVDALESLLSDFEKRSNISCVFKAGQIPKIDDTLATALYRIGQEAVTNALRHSNATTITVELKTDEAGIVLTIQDNGCGFDLFNDKEFAGFGLEGMKERADLVEGKLDISSRLSEGTTVCCKVKIKG; from the coding sequence ATGCGACTTCGAATCATCATATTGATATTGGCGCTGTTTGTGTTTTTATCCGCTTCAACCGGCGGATTCTTATACTATTACTCCTTTCGAAAGGCTGCCTTTCAAAAGACGGAAACCAATGCCTATTCCAGGCTGAAACTTCTTACAGGTCAACTGTCTTCTTATCTTTCAGAGCATATTAAACCGGTCAGGGCCATTTCGGGTATCAGAGAATTACAAACAGCACTTACCGACACCAACCTGGAAACGATTTACAGGGCCAACAAGATCCTTGATCATTTCACACACTCCCTTGATCTTGATGTCAGCTACCTCATGGATAAAAACGGTATTACCTTATGTTCCAGCAATCGCAATGCCCACGACAGTTTTGTGGGACATGATTTTTCCTTCAGGCCTTATTATAAAAAAGCCGTTAACGGCATTGCATCAACCTATCTTGCCCTTGGAACAACTTCTGACAAAAGAGGAGTTTATTACGCCCACCCGGTTTATGATGAAAAAAATAGTGACATCCTTGGGGTAGTTGTTATCAAAACATCGGTTGAATTTGTTGAAACAAAATTGTTTTCAAACTCAGAGGACTCTCTTCTTTTTGTCGATCAAAATGGGGTTATATTCATCTCAAACAAAAAAGAATTGAGGTTTAAGCTTCTATGGCAGTTGAATGAAGAGGATATAAGCTCAATTGAGAACTCAAGACAATTTGGAAACGGCCCCTGGTCCTGGTCCGGTTTTTCAAGAGACAAAAATAGTCATATAAAAGAAGGGTATGTAATTGATAAACACAATGCCCGATACCTGTTTACAAGCCTTGATGTTACAAATTATCCGGGTTGGAAAATTATTAGTTTAAGAAATTACAAAGAAATTGAACGGCAGGCAGTCCAACCCTTTGTCAGGGTTACAGGACCGGTTATCATTTGCGTGTTGATCCTGACCGGTTTTTTAGCCCTGATTCTTTACCGGCTGGGAAGCCTGGAAATAACAAAACGGAAAAAAGCGGAAAAAGAACTTCGGCTCAGTGAAGAGCGATACAGACACATCTACCATAAAACCCCGGTCATGCTTCATTCAATTGATATCCGGGGAAGGATTATACGGGTTTCCGATCACTGGGTGGAGGTAATGGGGTATCAACGCGAGGATGTTATTGGCAGGCAGCTCATCAGCTTTTTTACGCCTGAGTCCAAAAACTATGCCGTGAATGTTGTTTTTCCCCGATTTTTCAGTACTGGATTCTGTAAAAATATCCCCTATACATATATTAAAAAAAATGGGGAAACTTTGGATATCATGTTGTCATGCTACGGAGTCAAGGATGAAAACGGCGATATTGTCAGATCCCTTGCTGTTAGCGTGGATGTGACGGAAAAAAACCGCACGCAAAAAGATCTTCAGATCGCAAAAGAAAAATTATCGCAATATTCTCATGACTTGGAACAACAGGTAAAAAAGAGGACTGCTCAGCTTGAAAAAACCCGGGATAATTTGAAAAATCTGTCAAAGAACATTATTGATTCCCAGGAAAGGGAAAAAGCAGTTGTAGCAGGGGAACTTCACGATCATTTGGGGCAGGTGCTTACCGCCCTGCGCTTTGATGCGGTATGGGTGGAAAAATATTTAACTGGCATTGATGAAGCCGCCGGGAAAAGGGCTGGAAAAATGTGTTCCCTGATTGATGATACCATTACGGATGTAAGGGCCATGGCCTATCGCTTAAGGCCAAGGGTGCTGGATGACCTTGGGCTTGTGGATGCGCTGGAATCATTGCTCTCGGATTTTGAAAAGCGGTCCAATATCTCCTGTGTGTTCAAGGCCGGCCAAATTCCGAAAATTGACGACACCCTTGCCACGGCACTTTACAGGATCGGTCAGGAAGCTGTAACCAACGCACTTCGGCATTCCAATGCCACAACCATTACGGTTGAATTGAAAACAGATGAAGCCGGTATTGTTTTGACCATACAGGATAACGGATGTGGTTTTGATCTGTTTAATGATAAAGAATTTGCCGGATTCGGTCTGGAGGGAATGAAAGAAAGGGCCGATCTTGTCGAAGGAAAACTTGACATATCTTCCCGATTGTCGGAAGGGACAACCGTTTGCTGTAAAGTAAAAATTAAAGGATAA
- a CDS encoding class I SAM-dependent methyltransferase, which translates to MTEQDQKKWNERYLNNIGNQEPSDIILKYVSLAPTGNALDIACGNGRNSKFLAQKGFHVDAVDISNIALSQFTGDDTHINVICQDIDTWQIPQNHYQLIINIRFLDRRLFPMIKNGLKPGGVLIFESFIDDKKDYCLKSNELLHAFKSFRIVYYEKKENEPSEKFDQSVYFVGIKK; encoded by the coding sequence TTGACCGAACAAGACCAGAAAAAATGGAACGAAAGATATCTCAATAATATTGGGAATCAAGAACCTTCAGATATCATACTAAAATACGTATCTCTTGCACCAACAGGGAATGCCCTGGATATCGCTTGTGGAAATGGCAGAAATAGTAAATTCCTTGCCCAAAAAGGTTTCCACGTAGATGCAGTGGACATATCAAACATTGCTTTAAGCCAATTCACGGGCGATGATACACATATAAATGTAATTTGCCAGGATATAGATACCTGGCAAATTCCACAGAACCATTACCAGCTTATCATAAATATCCGTTTTCTGGACAGACGTTTGTTTCCAATGATTAAAAATGGACTTAAACCCGGAGGTGTTCTCATATTTGAATCCTTTATTGATGATAAAAAGGATTATTGTTTGAAGTCGAATGAACTATTACATGCCTTCAAGTCCTTTCGTATTGTCTACTATGAAAAAAAAGAGAATGAACCCTCTGAGAAATTTGATCAATCTGTATATTTTGTTGGAATTAAAAAATGA
- a CDS encoding MBL fold metallo-hydrolase, protein MKQIIKNIYHVGDNECSVYMVDTQSDQGLVLIDAGMNLNMIKQIASHGMRFEDIQHCILTHCHIDHIGACAELSRALPGIKFYAHELDAVPIEEPGHDGRTAASWYGVKYKSIKLYEKFKTDTILSLGNYKFQCIHTPGHTPGSISILVESEGKKVLFGQDLHGPFNDSFLSNLHDYQSSMEKLLDLDTDILCEGHFGIFQPANKVRHYIEKHKSLNQP, encoded by the coding sequence ATGAAACAAATCATTAAAAACATTTATCATGTAGGCGACAATGAGTGTTCGGTCTATATGGTTGATACACAATCGGATCAGGGCTTAGTCTTAATTGATGCAGGTATGAATTTAAATATGATCAAGCAGATTGCCTCCCATGGGATGCGTTTCGAAGATATCCAGCACTGCATTTTAACCCATTGCCACATTGATCATATTGGTGCATGCGCAGAATTAAGCCGGGCATTACCGGGTATAAAATTTTACGCCCATGAATTAGATGCTGTTCCCATTGAAGAGCCTGGTCATGATGGCCGGACTGCAGCATCTTGGTATGGGGTAAAGTATAAGTCCATCAAATTGTATGAAAAATTTAAAACAGACACGATTCTCAGTCTTGGCAATTATAAATTCCAATGCATCCATACACCTGGTCACACACCCGGATCAATTTCCATTCTTGTTGAATCAGAAGGTAAAAAAGTGTTGTTCGGACAAGATTTGCATGGCCCTTTCAATGACAGTTTTTTATCAAACCTTCATGATTATCAATCTTCCATGGAGAAGCTCTTGGATTTAGATACTGATATTTTATGTGAAGGCCATTTCGGAATTTTTCAGCCTGCTAATAAGGTCCGGCATTACATTGAAAAACACAAATCACTGAATCAGCCTTAA
- a CDS encoding transcriptional regulator: protein MSNERTQTIRQEIISHLESGPMTVRDLSQTVGIMEKDVVHHLEFIEKTIQSKKKRIRMEPYYCLNCGFEFKNRKKFKKPGKCPACRDGRIAPAIFWIES from the coding sequence ATGAGTAACGAAAGAACACAAACAATCAGACAGGAAATTATAAGCCACCTTGAAAGTGGTCCCATGACTGTACGAGATCTTTCCCAAACAGTGGGTATAATGGAAAAGGATGTTGTCCATCATTTGGAATTCATCGAGAAAACAATCCAGAGTAAAAAGAAAAGAATCAGGATGGAGCCTTATTATTGCTTGAATTGCGGATTCGAATTCAAAAACAGAAAAAAGTTCAAAAAGCCTGGAAAATGTCCGGCATGCAGGGATGGCAGAATCGCTCCAGCTATATTCTGGATTGAATCTTAA